Proteins co-encoded in one Campylobacter jejuni genomic window:
- the rfaE1 gene encoding D-glycero-beta-D-manno-heptose-7-phosphate kinase: MLEFLSQQKPKILIIGDFMVDNYTWCDCSRISPEAPVLVAKTLKEDKRLGGAANVYANLKSLGADVFALGVVGDDKSGKFLQENLKGEFLIQKGRKTPFKNRIMAHNQQVLRLDEEDTSAILLENELIALFDEKIKDFKAVVLSDYAKGVLTPKVCKAVIEKAKALNIPVLVDPKGSDFSKYSGATLLTPNKKEALEALKFENLEGKNLEKGIKKLKEDFALRYSIITLSEAGIALFDENLKIAPAKALEVYDVTGAGDSVIAVLAFCLANEIEIFKACELANEAAAVVVSKIGSVSVSFDEIKSFKHVDFEKKIKSKEELLALLKQNDKKIVFTNGCFDIVHFGHIKYLEKAKRLGDVLVVGLNSDASVKSLKGESRPVNSEFQRACMLAAFYFVDFVVVFDEDTPLELISFLKPDILVKGADYKDKIVVGADIVSKVELIDFEEGFSTSKIIEKIKDKK, translated from the coding sequence ATGCTTGAGTTTTTAAGTCAGCAAAAACCTAAAATTTTAATTATAGGGGATTTTATGGTGGATAATTACACTTGGTGTGATTGTTCACGTATCAGCCCTGAAGCCCCTGTTTTGGTAGCTAAAACTCTTAAAGAAGATAAAAGATTAGGCGGGGCTGCGAATGTTTATGCAAATTTAAAAAGCTTGGGAGCTGATGTTTTTGCGCTTGGTGTTGTGGGTGATGATAAGAGTGGGAAATTTTTACAAGAAAATTTAAAAGGAGAATTTTTGATCCAAAAAGGACGCAAAACCCCTTTTAAAAATCGCATTATGGCGCACAATCAGCAGGTTTTAAGACTAGATGAAGAAGATACAAGTGCAATTTTGCTCGAAAATGAGCTTATTGCTTTGTTTGATGAAAAGATTAAAGACTTTAAGGCTGTGGTTTTAAGCGATTATGCTAAAGGTGTTTTAACCCCTAAAGTTTGTAAGGCTGTGATAGAAAAGGCTAAGGCTTTAAATATCCCTGTTTTGGTTGATCCTAAGGGGAGTGATTTTAGTAAATATAGTGGTGCAACCCTACTCACGCCTAATAAAAAAGAAGCTTTAGAGGCTTTGAAATTTGAAAATTTAGAGGGTAAAAATTTAGAAAAAGGGATTAAAAAATTAAAAGAAGATTTTGCTTTGCGTTATTCTATCATCACTCTTTCAGAAGCGGGGATTGCACTTTTTGATGAGAATTTAAAAATCGCACCTGCTAAAGCTTTAGAAGTTTATGATGTAACAGGGGCGGGCGATAGTGTGATTGCCGTTTTGGCTTTTTGTTTGGCAAATGAAATTGAAATTTTTAAAGCTTGCGAACTTGCCAATGAAGCCGCAGCTGTTGTGGTAAGTAAAATAGGTAGTGTGAGTGTGAGTTTTGATGAGATTAAAAGTTTTAAGCACGTGGATTTTGAGAAAAAAATCAAAAGCAAAGAAGAACTTTTGGCACTTTTAAAACAAAATGATAAAAAGATCGTTTTTACAAATGGTTGTTTTGATATAGTGCATTTTGGACATATAAAATATCTTGAGAAAGCTAAAAGATTGGGCGATGTTTTGGTTGTGGGCTTAAACTCAGATGCGAGTGTGAAAAGCCTCAAAGGCGAGAGTCGTCCTGTAAATTCAGAGTTTCAAAGAGCTTGTATGTTGGCAGCTTTTTATTTTGTAGATTTTGTAGTAGTTTTTGATGAAGATACGCCTTTGGAACTTATAAGCTTTTTAAAGCCTGATATTTTGGTTAAAGGAGCTGATTATAAAGATAAAATTGTTGTGGGTGCGGATATTGTTTCAAAGGTTGAATTAATCGACTTTGAAGAAGGATTTAGTACAAGCAAGATCATAGAAAAAATAAAGGATAAAAAATGA
- the rfaD gene encoding ADP-glyceromanno-heptose 6-epimerase encodes MRVVITGGAGFIGSQLALNLQEKHEILIIDKMRSSATFENGNLQSFGHFKNLLEFDGELFAGDINDEKVLKKIEDFKPEIIFHQAAISDTTVFDQTKVLQTNLNTFKDFIELSIDLNAKLIYASSASVYGDAKSPQTVGKDEEPKNPYAFSKLMMDKLAKKYYDKAHLVGLRYFNVYGKGEFYKNKTASMVLQFGHQILAGKNPRLFEGSDQIYRDFTYIKDVISANLIALDSKCGVYNVGSGKARTFQDIVDILQKELKTDLPCEYIPNPYVKSYQFHTEAKLDQTWDYQPKFSLEEGIKDYLGEIKRLFEKEVNA; translated from the coding sequence ATGAGAGTAGTAATCACAGGTGGTGCAGGATTTATAGGTTCGCAACTGGCTTTAAATTTGCAAGAAAAACATGAAATTTTAATCATAGATAAAATGCGTAGTAGTGCGACTTTTGAAAATGGAAATTTACAAAGTTTTGGGCATTTTAAAAATTTACTTGAATTTGATGGAGAGCTTTTTGCAGGCGATATTAACGATGAAAAAGTTTTAAAAAAGATTGAAGATTTTAAACCAGAGATTATTTTTCATCAAGCAGCAATTTCAGACACTACGGTTTTTGATCAAACTAAGGTTTTACAAACCAATTTAAATACTTTTAAAGACTTTATAGAACTTAGCATAGATCTTAATGCAAAGCTTATTTATGCAAGTTCAGCTTCGGTTTATGGTGATGCAAAAAGTCCACAAACCGTAGGTAAAGATGAAGAACCAAAAAATCCTTATGCTTTTTCAAAATTGATGATGGATAAGCTAGCGAAAAAATACTATGATAAAGCCCATTTAGTAGGACTTAGATATTTTAATGTTTATGGAAAAGGCGAATTTTATAAAAACAAAACCGCTTCTATGGTTTTGCAATTTGGCCATCAAATTTTAGCAGGAAAAAATCCACGCTTGTTTGAAGGAAGTGATCAAATTTATAGAGATTTTACTTATATTAAAGATGTTATTAGTGCCAATTTAATCGCCCTTGATTCAAAATGCGGGGTTTATAATGTAGGCAGTGGTAAAGCAAGAACCTTTCAAGATATAGTTGATATTTTGCAAAAAGAGTTAAAGACTGATTTGCCTTGCGAATATATCCCAAATCCTTATGTAAAATCTTATCAATTCCACACTGAAGCAAAGCTAGATCAAACTTGGGATTATCAGCCAAAATTTAGTCTTGAAGAGGGGATAAAAGATTATTTAGGCGAGATAAAAAGACTTTTTGAAAAGGAAGTAAATGCTTGA
- the gmhB gene encoding D-glycero-alpha-D-manno-heptose-1,7-bisphosphate 7-phosphatase produces the protein MFIFFLKKLYYNVFMKTKALFLDRDGVINIDKKYVYKIEDFEFCDGIFELCRYFLARNYLLFIATNQSGIARGYYKESDFFKLCDYMLKEFAKQDIKIDKIYHCPHLEGCECRKPKAGMLLKAKDEFDLDMKNSIFIGDNLSDMQAGLNANIGTLVLVNEEKKEGDFFRQFKNLKEILSFFKEKDI, from the coding sequence ATGTTTATTTTCTTTTTAAAAAAGCTATATTATAATGTTTTTATGAAAACAAAAGCATTATTTTTAGATAGAGACGGTGTGATTAATATAGATAAAAAATATGTTTATAAAATAGAAGATTTCGAATTTTGTGATGGAATTTTTGAACTTTGTAGATATTTTTTAGCTAGAAATTATTTGCTTTTTATAGCGACAAACCAATCAGGCATTGCAAGAGGATATTATAAAGAAAGTGATTTTTTTAAGCTTTGTGATTATATGCTTAAAGAATTTGCCAAGCAAGATATAAAAATTGATAAAATTTATCATTGTCCGCATTTAGAAGGTTGTGAGTGTCGCAAACCTAAAGCAGGCATGCTTTTAAAAGCAAAAGATGAGTTTGATTTAGATATGAAAAATTCTATCTTTATCGGAGATAATCTAAGCGATATGCAAGCAGGGTTAAATGCTAATATTGGCACTTTGGTTTTAGTAAATGAAGAAAAAAAAGAAGGTGATTTTTTTAGACAATTTAAAAATTTAAAAGAAATTTTGAGTTTTTTTAAAGAAAAGGACATTTAA
- a CDS encoding c-type cytochrome: MKKLLVVSALACLGVSAFAADGATLFKKCAVCHGANADKVYLNKVPALKTLSSAERLQYMKEYSEGKRNAYGQGAIMKLNLKGLTEEDFKAIEAHIETLK; the protein is encoded by the coding sequence ATGAAAAAATTATTAGTAGTTTCTGCTTTGGCATGTCTTGGTGTTTCTGCTTTTGCTGCAGATGGTGCTACACTTTTTAAAAAATGCGCAGTATGCCATGGTGCAAATGCTGACAAAGTTTACTTAAACAAAGTTCCAGCTTTAAAAACTCTTTCTTCTGCTGAAAGACTTCAATACATGAAAGAATATTCAGAAGGTAAAAGAAATGCTTATGGTCAAGGTGCGATCATGAAACTTAACCTTAAAGGTTTAACTGAAGAAGATTTTAAAGCTATCGAAGCTCATATTGAAACTTTAAAATAA
- the ccoS gene encoding cbb3-type cytochrome oxidase assembly protein CcoS has translation MNSIIMMMIGVSILAFFIILATLLWGIKNKQFDDDYKFTTLNDDEDSLRDAIELERRKKEALDKKRLS, from the coding sequence ATGAATAGTATAATCATGATGATGATAGGAGTTTCTATCTTAGCGTTTTTTATCATTTTGGCAACTTTGCTTTGGGGGATTAAAAATAAGCAATTTGATGATGATTATAAATTTACTACTTTAAATGATGATGAGGATTCTTTACGTGATGCTATAGAATTAGAAAGACGTAAAAAAGAAGCTTTGGATAAAAAAAGGCTTTCTTAA
- a CDS encoding heavy metal translocating P-type ATPase codes for MIMKCEHCRLDYKQAQMIEYKGKFFCCKGCESVWEILHESGLDEFYEKLGNQTLSPVNFQNEMKNYDEFITKTKEGFSEIYLMIHGIECAACVWLNEKILTKQEGILELDINHLNHKARIVFDEQSISLVQILRLIESIGYKASAYDASKASKKADLLKREFYSKLVVAIACVMNIMWIAVAKYAGFFSGMDKDTKDILNFAEFILCSPVLFYTGSHFYKSAFKTLKMHSLNMDVLVISGASLAYVYSLWAMFFRVGEVYFDSVAMIICFVFIGKYLEMFSKKRALDTIDGLNDFLQNEVLVFNGKEFVSKEVQKVCLGDRILLKTGDKILIDGICKSGEMSVDTSSLNGENTPKLIQKENEIFSACIVLDGSVEYEATKLYKDSKLSQIIQLLELASSKKAKLESLVNSLSAYFSRTVLLIAFICFAFWFFYKDASFEISLVNAIAVLIIACPCALALATPVSNLVALGRALKKHILFKSSSVIEDLSKCDCVVFDKTGILTKIELELKEVFLDKVLDLNVLYNFVKLSKHPISQNIASYLKQKGAKDLNLDFKKHSSIQAKGLSAELNEGLLLGGSSKFLQEKGIVAKEFDNTHFIFAKEGKILAFFEFDSVLREGAKELITYLKKEKKELMILSGDHQKAVEKIARKLEIQNYQASCLPEDKMKTIENLSKNYKVLFVGDGVNDALALKYASVSMTLREGSDLAIESSDVLLLKNDLLSLKKAIKLSKNTFKIIKQNLAFSLFYNACTIPLAFLGMINPLFAAISMSFSSIIVVLNALRIKE; via the coding sequence ATGATTATGAAATGTGAACATTGCAGACTTGATTATAAACAAGCCCAAATGATAGAGTATAAGGGTAAATTTTTTTGTTGCAAGGGTTGTGAGAGCGTTTGGGAAATTTTACATGAAAGTGGATTAGATGAGTTTTATGAAAAGCTTGGAAATCAAACCTTAAGCCCTGTAAATTTTCAAAATGAAATGAAAAATTATGATGAGTTTATCACTAAAACCAAAGAAGGATTTAGTGAAATTTATCTCATGATACACGGTATAGAATGTGCAGCTTGTGTGTGGCTTAATGAGAAAATTTTAACCAAGCAAGAAGGAATTTTAGAACTTGATATTAATCATTTAAACCATAAAGCACGCATTGTTTTTGATGAACAAAGCATTTCTTTGGTGCAAATTTTAAGACTTATTGAAAGCATAGGTTATAAAGCGAGTGCTTATGATGCGAGCAAGGCTTCAAAAAAAGCGGATTTATTAAAAAGGGAATTTTATTCTAAGCTTGTTGTGGCTATAGCTTGTGTGATGAATATCATGTGGATAGCAGTGGCAAAATACGCAGGATTTTTTAGCGGTATGGATAAGGACACTAAGGATATTTTAAATTTTGCTGAATTTATCCTTTGTTCTCCTGTGCTTTTTTATACGGGATCTCATTTTTATAAAAGTGCTTTTAAAACTTTAAAAATGCATAGTTTAAATATGGATGTATTGGTGATTAGCGGAGCGAGTTTGGCTTATGTTTATTCTTTATGGGCCATGTTTTTTAGGGTAGGGGAAGTGTATTTTGACTCTGTGGCGATGATAATTTGCTTTGTTTTTATAGGTAAATATCTTGAGATGTTTAGCAAAAAGCGTGCTTTAGATACTATAGATGGGCTTAATGATTTTTTGCAAAATGAAGTTTTAGTTTTCAATGGTAAAGAATTTGTCTCTAAAGAAGTGCAAAAGGTTTGTTTGGGGGATAGAATTTTGCTTAAAACTGGAGATAAAATTTTAATCGATGGGATTTGTAAAAGTGGTGAAATGAGCGTAGATACTTCTTCTTTAAATGGAGAAAATACCCCAAAACTCATACAAAAAGAAAATGAAATTTTTTCAGCTTGTATAGTGCTTGATGGAAGTGTGGAGTATGAAGCAACAAAGCTTTACAAAGATTCAAAACTCAGTCAAATTATCCAGCTTTTAGAACTTGCAAGTTCTAAAAAAGCAAAACTTGAAAGTTTGGTCAATAGTCTTTCGGCTTATTTTTCTAGAACGGTTTTATTGATCGCTTTTATTTGTTTTGCTTTTTGGTTTTTTTATAAAGATGCAAGTTTTGAAATTTCTTTAGTCAATGCGATTGCAGTTTTGATTATCGCTTGTCCTTGTGCTTTGGCTTTAGCAACGCCAGTGAGCAATCTTGTAGCTTTAGGTAGGGCTTTAAAAAAACATATTTTGTTTAAAAGTTCTAGTGTGATAGAAGATTTAAGCAAATGTGATTGTGTGGTGTTTGATAAAACGGGTATTTTGACTAAAATAGAGCTTGAACTTAAAGAGGTTTTTTTGGATAAAGTGCTTGATTTAAACGTGCTTTATAATTTTGTAAAACTTTCTAAACATCCTATATCTCAAAATATTGCGTCGTATTTAAAGCAAAAAGGAGCTAAGGATTTAAATTTGGATTTTAAAAAGCATTCAAGCATTCAAGCTAAAGGTTTAAGTGCTGAGTTAAATGAAGGGTTGCTTTTAGGCGGAAGTTCTAAATTTTTGCAAGAAAAGGGTATTGTGGCTAAAGAATTTGATAATACGCATTTTATTTTTGCCAAGGAAGGTAAAATTTTAGCTTTTTTTGAGTTTGATAGTGTTTTAAGAGAAGGTGCAAAAGAGCTTATCACTTATCTTAAAAAAGAAAAAAAAGAATTAATGATACTAAGTGGCGATCATCAAAAAGCAGTGGAAAAAATAGCTAGAAAATTAGAAATTCAAAATTATCAAGCTTCTTGTTTACCAGAAGATAAGATGAAAACTATAGAAAATTTAAGCAAAAATTACAAAGTTTTATTTGTAGGTGATGGGGTAAATGACGCACTAGCTTTAAAATATGCAAGTGTTTCGATGACTTTAAGAGAAGGAAGTGATCTAGCCATCGAGAGTAGCGATGTCTTGCTTTTAAAAAATGACTTGCTTTCTTTAAAAAAAGCCATCAAATTATCTAAAAATACCTTTAAAATTATCAAGCAAAATCTTGCTTTTTCTTTGTTTTATAATGCTTGTACCATACCTTTGGCTTTTTTGGGTATGATAAATCCTTTATTTGCTGCTATTTCTATGTCTTTTAGTAGTATAATAGTCGTTTTAAATGCTTTAAGGATCAAAGAATGA
- the rho gene encoding transcription termination factor Rho, which translates to MEKEKKQHQRTHVPVEGYKIEELKLLDLENLVKIANECEIENPREFRRQELIFEILKAQTKKGGFILFTGILEISSEGYGFLRGMDSNLSDSVNDAYVSNSQIKKFALRVGDIVTGQVREPKDQEKYYALLKIEAINYLPLQEAKERPLFDNLTPIFPTEKIKLEYDAMKLTGRVLDLFTPIGKGQRGLIVAPPRTGKTELMKELATAIAKNHPEMHLIVLLVDERPEEVTDMQRCVKGEVFSSTFDLPAYNHVRVAELVIEKAKRMVETGKDVIILLDSITRLARAYNTATPSSGKVLSGGVDANALHKPKRFFGAARNIENGGSLTIVATALIDTGSRMDDVIFEEFKGTGNSEIVLDRNIADRRIYPAINIIKSGTRKEELLQGVANLQKIWAIRSAISQMDDVEALKFLYSKMLKTKDNVELLSIMNE; encoded by the coding sequence ATGGAAAAAGAAAAAAAACAACATCAAAGAACCCACGTTCCAGTGGAAGGTTATAAAATTGAAGAATTAAAATTATTAGATTTAGAAAATCTAGTTAAAATCGCCAATGAATGTGAAATCGAAAACCCAAGAGAATTTCGCCGCCAAGAACTTATTTTTGAAATTTTAAAAGCACAAACAAAAAAAGGTGGTTTCATACTTTTTACAGGGATTTTAGAAATTTCTTCTGAAGGTTATGGCTTTTTAAGAGGCATGGACTCCAATCTTAGTGATAGCGTTAATGACGCTTATGTTTCAAACTCACAAATTAAAAAATTTGCTCTGCGTGTAGGCGATATCGTTACAGGACAAGTTAGAGAACCAAAAGATCAAGAAAAATACTACGCTCTTTTAAAAATCGAAGCGATCAATTATCTGCCTTTACAAGAAGCCAAAGAAAGACCTTTGTTTGATAACTTAACCCCTATTTTTCCAACAGAAAAAATCAAACTCGAATACGATGCGATGAAGCTTACAGGTCGTGTTTTGGATCTTTTTACTCCTATAGGAAAAGGACAACGCGGGCTTATCGTTGCTCCACCACGCACAGGTAAAACAGAACTTATGAAAGAACTTGCTACTGCTATTGCAAAAAACCACCCAGAAATGCATTTAATCGTACTTTTAGTCGATGAAAGGCCTGAAGAAGTTACCGATATGCAAAGATGTGTAAAAGGCGAAGTTTTTAGTTCTACTTTTGATTTACCTGCTTATAATCATGTGCGTGTAGCTGAACTCGTGATAGAAAAAGCCAAAAGAATGGTAGAAACAGGCAAAGATGTTATCATCTTGCTTGATAGTATCACAAGACTGGCACGTGCTTATAACACCGCAACTCCAAGCAGCGGAAAAGTCCTAAGCGGCGGGGTGGATGCTAATGCCCTACACAAACCAAAACGCTTCTTTGGTGCAGCTAGAAATATAGAAAATGGAGGCTCTTTAACTATAGTTGCTACAGCTTTAATTGATACAGGTTCAAGAATGGATGATGTGATTTTTGAAGAATTTAAAGGCACAGGAAATAGCGAAATAGTTCTTGATAGAAATATCGCCGATAGAAGAATTTATCCTGCGATTAATATCATCAAATCAGGAACAAGAAAAGAAGAATTACTCCAAGGCGTAGCAAATCTTCAAAAAATTTGGGCGATCCGTTCAGCGATTTCTCAAATGGATGATGTTGAAGCGTTGAAATTTTTATATTCTAAAATGCTTAAAACCAAAGACAATGTAGAACTTTTATCTATAATGAACGAGTAA
- the dnaX gene encoding DNA polymerase III subunit gamma/tau, producing the protein MLQALAIKYRPKTFDELIGQKTVSVSLKYALNHNRLAHAYLFSGLRGSGKTSSARIFSRALVCEQGPSDTPCGTCKHCLAALEGKHIDIIEMDAASNRGLEDIQALIEQTKYTPSMARFKIFIIDEVHMLTPQAANALLKTLEEPPSYVKFILATTDPLKLPATVLSRTQHFRFKQIPQSEILNHLKEILLKENVKFEEEALKFIARSGNGSLRDTLTLLDQAIIFCQNEISISKITDMLGFLDPQKIKTFYQAILTKDKEKVFAYLEELQDYEASSVIDEMLFYLKESFFAKSTEFSTLIYERFFRILSKAKNMLCDDDGFTLCVMAFMMMEASHLKEIDAQIQEIKQENMTNITPRITPAPIIPNLEKKIEKNAYEILLDSIYDRDFNLAECFKQSTKFISFENNTLNISSNAQGQNRDTLNKGFKLIQELFKAKFGENAKINVQKALTIDENKLQSLTQELPNNENKNIDIQSSINMLKEGAKKFDPQEDLKEALKDCFGNPQIQNID; encoded by the coding sequence ATGCTTCAAGCTTTAGCGATTAAATACAGACCAAAAACTTTTGATGAACTTATAGGACAAAAGACAGTTAGCGTAAGTTTAAAATACGCCCTAAATCATAATCGCTTAGCTCATGCTTATCTTTTTTCAGGACTTAGAGGAAGTGGAAAAACTTCAAGTGCTAGAATTTTTTCTCGTGCTTTAGTTTGCGAACAAGGACCAAGTGATACTCCATGTGGCACTTGCAAACACTGTCTTGCAGCACTTGAAGGCAAACATATAGACATTATAGAAATGGATGCTGCAAGCAACCGTGGGCTTGAAGATATACAAGCCTTAATCGAACAAACCAAATACACCCCTTCTATGGCAAGATTTAAAATTTTCATCATTGATGAAGTACATATGCTTACCCCACAGGCTGCAAATGCGCTTTTAAAAACCTTAGAAGAACCCCCAAGTTATGTTAAATTTATACTTGCAACCACAGATCCTTTAAAACTTCCAGCTACTGTGCTTTCAAGAACACAACATTTTCGCTTTAAACAAATTCCACAGAGTGAAATTTTAAATCATCTTAAAGAAATTTTACTTAAAGAAAATGTTAAATTTGAAGAAGAAGCTTTAAAATTTATAGCAAGAAGCGGCAATGGATCTTTAAGAGATACTTTAACCTTGCTTGACCAAGCTATTATTTTTTGTCAAAATGAAATCAGCATTAGTAAAATTACAGATATGTTAGGCTTTTTAGATCCTCAAAAAATCAAAACCTTTTATCAGGCTATCTTAACAAAAGACAAGGAAAAAGTTTTTGCGTATTTAGAGGAATTACAAGACTATGAAGCCTCAAGCGTGATTGATGAAATGCTTTTTTATTTAAAAGAAAGTTTTTTTGCAAAAAGTACAGAATTTTCTACTTTAATTTATGAAAGATTTTTCCGTATTTTATCAAAAGCTAAGAATATGCTTTGCGATGATGATGGCTTTACGCTTTGTGTTATGGCTTTTATGATGATGGAAGCAAGTCATTTAAAAGAAATTGACGCACAAATCCAAGAAATCAAACAAGAAAATATGACAAATATTACACCTAGGATCACACCTGCTCCTATCATACCTAATCTTGAGAAAAAAATAGAAAAAAATGCTTATGAAATCTTGCTTGATAGTATTTATGATAGGGATTTTAATCTTGCAGAATGCTTTAAACAAAGCACAAAATTTATTAGTTTTGAAAACAATACTTTAAATATAAGCTCAAACGCACAAGGACAAAATCGCGATACACTCAATAAAGGTTTTAAACTCATACAAGAACTTTTTAAAGCTAAATTTGGGGAAAATGCAAAAATTAATGTGCAAAAAGCACTAACAATTGATGAAAATAAGCTTCAATCCTTAACTCAAGAATTACCAAACAATGAAAATAAAAACATAGATATTCAAAGTTCTATTAATATGCTTAAAGAAGGGGCTAAAAAATTTGACCCACAAGAAGATCTTAAAGAGGCTCTTAAAGATTGCTTTGGCAATCCTCAAATCCAAAATATAGATTAA
- a CDS encoding NAD(P)/FAD-dependent oxidoreductase, translated as MQRRDFLNGMALAVVAGMTPLQLLYGKDSKIEDFTKEYYPPNLLGLRGSNNKSYKYAHMLRDGDKFGFSSIKPKENYDLVIVGAGISGLAAACFYQQKFGENKKILILDNHDDFGGHARRNEIQLDEGTILSYGGSESFQSPKALYSKEVIELLKSLGVSIDELAKRFDVNFYPDLKLSRGVYFSKENFGVDKVVNGNPRKVICDDIPDSKNNGKSIENFIKDFPMTSKDKRELISLFKSNKDYLKGLSKEEKEEYMAKTSYKKFLEEKVKLSQKAITFFEGMTDDFLALGIDAISCEDARISFLPGFDKLGLDPIEGEALAEMEEPYIYHCADGNATVARLMVRKLIPTVSQKGKDMDDITLAHFDYSKLDDPNNKVRLRLNSTVIHVENTKNGTLISYINQGKKYRIKAKNVVMANYNNMIPYIIPSLPKEQKEALSKNVKTSLLHTKVIISNWESFIKLGVHEIYSPKMPYARTKLDYPVDMGGYHHPRDPKKPICIHMVCSPLALANIQGIDLEGLDARDRARVGRNLLFTMSFEEHEKIIRGQLQGMLGTAGFNHEKDILAIVVNRWGHCYSYTENSLYDDPKIAEQTRLIARKPFGNIVIANSDSDWSAYMHSAIDQAYRAINEIKA; from the coding sequence ATGCAAAGAAGAGACTTTCTTAATGGCATGGCCTTAGCTGTCGTTGCAGGCATGACACCCTTACAATTACTCTATGGAAAAGATAGTAAAATTGAAGACTTTACAAAAGAATACTATCCTCCCAATCTACTTGGATTAAGAGGTAGTAATAATAAAAGCTATAAATACGCTCACATGTTAAGAGATGGAGATAAATTTGGTTTTAGCAGTATAAAACCTAAAGAAAATTATGATTTAGTAATCGTTGGAGCTGGAATCAGTGGACTAGCTGCAGCTTGTTTTTATCAACAAAAATTTGGGGAAAATAAAAAAATTTTAATTCTTGACAATCATGATGATTTTGGAGGACATGCTAGACGCAATGAAATACAACTTGATGAAGGAACCATTTTAAGTTACGGAGGAAGTGAAAGTTTTCAATCCCCAAAAGCACTTTATTCTAAAGAAGTAATCGAACTCTTAAAATCACTTGGAGTCAGTATAGATGAATTAGCAAAACGATTTGATGTAAATTTTTACCCAGATTTAAAATTAAGCAGAGGGGTATATTTTTCAAAAGAAAATTTTGGTGTTGATAAAGTTGTCAATGGAAATCCTAGAAAAGTTATTTGTGATGATATCCCAGATTCTAAAAATAATGGAAAAAGTATTGAAAATTTTATTAAAGATTTTCCTATGACTTCTAAAGATAAAAGAGAGTTAATATCCCTTTTTAAAAGCAATAAAGACTATCTCAAAGGTTTAAGCAAAGAGGAAAAAGAAGAATATATGGCTAAAACAAGTTATAAAAAATTCTTAGAAGAAAAAGTAAAATTATCCCAAAAAGCTATAACATTTTTCGAGGGAATGACGGATGATTTTTTAGCTTTAGGTATAGATGCAATCTCTTGTGAGGATGCAAGAATTTCTTTTTTACCTGGGTTTGATAAATTAGGACTTGATCCTATCGAAGGAGAAGCTTTGGCCGAAATGGAAGAACCTTACATTTATCATTGTGCCGATGGAAATGCTACAGTAGCAAGATTAATGGTAAGAAAGCTGATTCCTACAGTGTCACAAAAAGGTAAAGATATGGACGATATCACCTTAGCTCATTTTGACTACTCAAAACTTGATGACCCTAATAATAAAGTTCGTTTACGATTAAATAGTACTGTTATTCATGTAGAAAATACAAAAAATGGAACCTTAATAAGCTATATCAATCAAGGAAAAAAATATAGAATTAAAGCAAAAAATGTTGTAATGGCTAATTATAACAATATGATTCCTTATATTATCCCTAGTTTACCTAAAGAACAAAAAGAAGCCTTAAGTAAAAATGTAAAAACATCTCTACTTCACACCAAAGTAATTATAAGCAATTGGGAATCATTTATTAAACTAGGGGTTCATGAAATTTATTCACCAAAAATGCCTTACGCTAGAACAAAACTTGATTATCCGGTTGATATGGGTGGCTATCATCATCCAAGAGATCCAAAAAAACCTATATGTATTCATATGGTTTGCTCTCCTTTAGCTCTAGCCAATATTCAAGGTATTGATCTTGAAGGGCTTGATGCAAGAGATAGAGCCAGAGTAGGTAGAAATCTATTGTTTACCATGAGTTTTGAAGAACATGAAAAAATCATTAGGGGGCAGCTTCAAGGAATGTTGGGAACTGCAGGTTTTAACCACGAAAAAGATATATTAGCAATTGTTGTAAATCGCTGGGGACATTGTTACTCCTATACAGAAAATAGTCTTTATGATGATCCTAAAATTGCAGAGCAAACCAGGCTTATAGCTAGAAAACCTTTTGGCAATATTGTTATAGCTAATTCAGATTCAGATTGGTCAGCTTATATGCATTCAGCTATCGACCAAGCTTATCGCGCTATTAATGAGATCAAGGCTTAG